In the genome of Lactuca sativa cultivar Salinas chromosome 3, Lsat_Salinas_v11, whole genome shotgun sequence, the window taaagagagagagagagagagagagagctatatTCAAATGTGAATTGATATATATTGTGTTAATGCTATTTTGTAATAATGAGAAagaatatgttgtttgataatgtgaatacgttcaatcttagataactattgtcattatcatgcattctcaccaattaaatcgtctataaggttattatagacatttttgtattattattctcattctatCAAAATGTTGTCAAGATGTTTATTGAGttgtattctgtaagaatgagaatgcgtgagaacaaaaatgaataaaaattagtgagaatgcatgtAAATGACAATAATTATGAGAAGATGAGGTTCAATAGAAAATCATTATTAACGATGGAACCAattaaccaatttttttttttcaacttttagagaagatttttatcaataaaaaaactaaaaatacaaaaattcataatttttttttttatctttttccgattaggtcaaatttgataaaaaaaaatttactcATTTTTTCGTTAAATTCACAGTGTAAATCTGtgtagattcacaatgtgaatctagattcacacggtgaatccggaaaatatataatttattttttagcattcacaatgtgaagttatgaatttagatattttttcgataaaaaatgaactctaaaacttgaataaatatttggttccttgaagaaccatTTATAGTGGTTCTCTATTAAACTTTtccgtgtgtgtgtatatatatatatatatatatatatatatatatatatatatatatatatatatatatatatagagagagagagagagagagagagagaaaacctTACTTTTtagtcatcaaaaatcataagagacaagcaatcgagcagatgttcaagcaactcaattcacttaacaattaacagaaaataatcatcattaacacatgaggatctttaaacaagtttggcaagataaattaaacacaaataaactatttaatatagcaattagtctaataatcaaagcttcattcaatcataaacacaaagtaaaaggtttttacacctaaatcagaaacttaATACCGAAAAgcaccacaatggaatgctaaacatggtcacgttaacaatccATATGataaccgacatgtatccgctctccaatccttccgatctccgctcccgttagcttaacggccttccggccgccttctagaccctcaaaacggcttaacagaagttaattgtcgactaaattaggttagaagtcgaatcctccaatcgatctgtggaattatctttaaatatacgaatcgactcgtcgagtcaagtggtgactcgtcgagtccctctcacattccccgtattgcgataactctctgggatcccgagtcattatcttctcgattcttcgattggactcgccgagtagacgatctgactcgccgagtaggtgcctttttcagtgtttttcttctttattccattctcaatcttctaactgtttctcccgcttcctttcgcttccgagcttcatctttggactgaaaaacataatttaacacttttaagtaccttttgtccataatatgcgataattaagttaataaatgaataaaaatgtatacttaatatgaactaattatgcacatatcaaaataccccacacttgtcttttgcttgcccccaagcaaaactgaattttaaacatattagaatcatatataacaactccaatctaacccagccattatgccaagaccgcaacgcatacatttgtgtctaaaatttttcctaaaaacctcccatactccaaatactcacaatcctcataaacacttgcccactcatcccgaactatgctcattttatgcaaccctctgaatccatccgcagaaaacctcttaccctcaaggtgtttttaattgagccacccaagcatacataatctagaattacaactttttgataccattatggagctcttttgaattcatctcttctttgatatttgctttgatctctttgaattcaccacctttattgttcgATTTCCGggtatcttcaatttttttggatttcttggaattttgatcttttgatcttcactttaattgctccaaaattcatacaatttcttttgtatttttttttcacatgtataccttatcatttttttttcactcaaaaccctacatgcttaagcaggggcgctcaatctcaacctttattggctaatgataaaaattttcctggatacatttcaggtttaggctgctaaacatattacaTCCTTCGGGCTGAGCAAgatcgtgtttttgtctcatgatttcactgaaataaggaagccacaaatgcactagaacgtatatagactcaactaaacatttgggttatcatgcaattatcaacacaactctaacatggaatcctaatttttttaccaaaattttctaaataaaatcctaagtaatacttttggtatgcaaaattttaaaattatcctAAATTAAGACTCTAGATTTTctattatgtaaccaaccccctaccccacacttatttgatgcaatgccctcattgcatattatgcctaatataaacataaaaataaactaaagagggaattggaacaaactcccctgggatagcagtcgatAGGCTGATCACTTCCATTTTAGTTCCAACTTCAATtaactttagacatggtaacatctcatccatgccttgggtgtcaaaactcgtgtgggtcgctccaaatacgcggaaaaCAGTGTAAGATCTCCAGGAATGATTACGGAAAAGATAAATAGTCAAGTGGTACTCTAattagcatcaaatcagcagccccttcgacatgaaaccaaacgactcgtcgagtatataccagactcgtcgagttacttcggGAAATCTTCGGATTTATGAGAATtaagggcgactcgtcgagtcagtttagtacactcgacgagttggtcactgaATGAAAATTATAGAATTCTGCATCTGATCTAGCTTCCAATAAACTCTCTATACTTTCTGTTCACTTCTAGACTCCCTTGCCAACATCTCTAAGGACCGGACTCAATAGTTTAACTCTAACGCTCTTCCTTTCTTGACTCTCTTTCTCACTTTGATTCCCTGACTCTAAACCCATTTGAAGCTAGTACtcctaattcaattctgaaaGCATCTGAAGGGTAAAAGTTTTGCAAAGATCTGAAACatcaagagcatcaacatggaaaacaaaatttaaacaaactaaaaataaaaataaaaactcactaaaataactaaaaaaacaaaataacaaaaaaaggaTATCATAATCACTCGTCTTCGTCGAAATCAagctacaattgttgattaaatccCTTGCATGCAAGAGGTAGTTTGTGAaaaagaacagcaagagctcggtcttccacttaaccaccacgacacgccttgctatactacttCTCATAGATTGAGTTGGAAAAATCAACAAAGTAAtagactaaacaagtcaagaattccctaatcgcttgcaatctcaaaacccatgcaaaaagtaaaaccaAACAATGTGTATGATCACGAATTCCTGCACATAGCAACAAAAATCTTCCCGACAAGTGACATAATATCaacgaaaataaaataaaaataaaaaaaataaaaacaaataacgaataatcaaataaactaaattaattgatagtcgttccccggcaacggcgccaaaaactttatgtgcacaaaagtacccactaattttaatatttataacctaacaaacttagactatctatgcacttatagtcagtgtacctagtcagattacagtatagcttaggtaagtcgggtgtcgatcacagggaacggtggattaatttaacatatttgattataggttacaggtcacacgaaaagaatcaagaaatagtttaataaatctcaaactaacaattaattaacaactctcgataaactaacaggaaagcaaatctcttcaggtactttggtttaaacaaattacaccttaaaaacatagacaattgcatacacaaattcatttattcatgttcaccgattcctaaaatgattagattcatgttcactataactaatcctttagcaaacaagtcaattcaaacagtgatcagttgattaaactaacatgcttcctagtgttcagttcgtatcaggcaagacttgtaaatatagttaatcaatgtagacatttaattaacctcttgttgatggtcatcaaacaaggctcacacattaacttacttattctcaaattaattctagtttcacattcgttatttctagtcttataatctcaatggtcatcaaaaatcataagagataagcaatcgagcagatgttcaagcaactcaattcacttaacaattaacagaaaataatcatcattaacacatgaggatctttaaacaagcttggcaagataaattaaacacaaataaactatttaatatagcaattagtctaataatcaaagcttcattcaatcataaacacaaagtaaaaggtttttacacttAAATCAGAAACTTAATAccgaaaagtaccacaatggaatgctaaacatggtcacgttaacaatccATATGATAACCGACATGTATccactctccaatccttccgatctccgctcccgttagcttaacggccttccggccgccttctagaccctcaaaacggcttaacagaagttaattgtcgactaaattaggttagaagtcgaatcctccaatcgatctgtggaattatctttaaatatacgaatcgactcgtcgagtcaagtggtgactcgtcaagtccctctcacattccccgtattgcgataactctctgggatcccgagtcattatcttctcgattcttcgattggactcgccgagtagacgatctgactcgccgagtaggtgcctttttcagtgtttttcttctttattccattctcaatcttctaactatttctcccgcttcctttcgcttccgagcttcatctttggactgaaaaacataatttaacacttttaagtaccttttgtccataatatgtgataattaagttaataaatgaataaaaatgtatacttaatatgaactaattatgcacatatcagccacatattctgcttctgcggtagaAAGAGATACACACAtttgttttcttgaagaccagCTTACAAGTCTTCCTGCTAGAAGTTGGCATCTACCTAAAGTACTTCTTCTATCGAGCTTACAACCTGCATGATCCGCATCGATgaaggcttgaagactgaagtcattgcctgcaggataccataaacccatagattttcttcctttaagatacctaagaatttgtttggctgcggtcatgtgagacacttttggatcagcctggtatcttgcacatacaccagttgcgaagacaatgtcaggtctgcttgcggtgaggtacatcagcGAACcgatgatacctctataagtcttatgatccacagattcaccagagggatcaacagagatcttctaaccgaaggccatagggaccttagcggaagagcagttgtccattgaatatttcttcagaagttctgtggtgtatttttcttgatgaatgaaaattccttgctAAATTTGTttaacttgaagacctagaaagaagttgatCTCTCAATTCATGCacattttgaatttgttggtcatgagcaaATTCATCTACCATACCTTGATCAGTAGacccgaaaatgatatcatccacatatatttgtagcatcataaggtggtcaccatttgcttttctgaataatgtgggatcaatcactcatCTTTTGTACCCGTATGAGACAAGAAAAtcagagagtgtctcataccaagcccttggagcttgtttcaggccatagactgctttttcaagcttatagcagtggtctggaaattcaacattttcaaatcctggaggttgctgaagataaacctcttcttttagttcaccattgaggaaagcactcttaacgtccatttggtgtaccttgacatttttgtgggATGCGTATGCTAGAAATATCCGGATGGTTTCCAtgcgtgctaccggagcatacgtttcatcgtagtcaattcCTTCTAGTTGACTGTAGCCCTTGGCAacaagtcttgccttgtttctgatgaTTGCGCCAGATtcgtctagcttgttcttgaaacccatcttgtaccaacaatagtatgaccttgtggaagaggaacaagttgccatactttatttctttcaaaattttctaattcttcttgcattgcagctatccagtctggttcaagcaatgcttctttgatcgttctaggttcaaccgaagacataaatgctgcataatggcagtgatcagataagtccttggaagaccgagtctggatacatgcggatgggttgccaataatttgacctggtgggtggtctctTGTCCATACATGAATACCtggcatcagatgatcagcagctgcggtagaagAAATATGTTGGATGTCAGAGGAATCTGCGGTTGGGGATTGCaattccccctggatttgagagcATCCTGCTGAAACATCTTGATCTATTGGAGCATAATTTCCTTGAGGAATCGGCAGAGGTTGAGGTTCCCCTTGGATTGCGGATGGGtgttcctctggaacctgagaaggttccccctgaaATGCAGATGAAAGAGTGACAATTCTAGGATCAGATCTAGTGTCAATATTATCTATGAGTTCGTCATCTGAGTCCTCCGAAGGTTCGTTTGATGGAGAAGCTTCACTTTGGGCAGGAATGTAAGCAGCATCAggtactggaacctcaacggttgcaacaatatccggagtagagctttccccctcaaccggagaggtagaagtattgagcgatactacttcagatagagaaggtccagatacatcggcatgttgttgttgagctgtgGGTGACACTAGGACTTCGGATAGTTTCGCTGTTTCAATgggatcaaacaaatcatcatagttgatttcaactaGATTCAGAGGTCCGGAGGTGgctggaatgtcactttccatgattgtAGTAGTTTCGGTGGACGGAGGTGCAATGCGGATGTTagagtcatcaaatttcacatcaaagctttcaatgatcaaccttgttcttctgatgagcactcgatatgcaaccttgttagtggaataaccaaggaagataccttcgtcagactttggtgcaaacttgtcGAGTTGATCTCTATTGTTGATtacgaagcatctacatccaaagatatgaaagaaacgaacattgggtttgtgattgttgagaccttcatatggtgttttattgagacgcttgcacacaatacttcggttttgaacaaagcatgcggttgctactgcttcggcccagaagtagagaggaagatgggcgaagttaagcatggatctggttGCTTCAATGAGTGTGCGGTTCCTTctctctactacaccattttgttgcggtgtatagggTGTTGAAAAATTGTGAAAGATACCTTTGGAAACTAGGAAACTATttagaag includes:
- the LOC128132716 gene encoding uncharacterized protein LOC128132716; translated protein: MESDIPATSGPLNLVEINYDDLFDPIETAKLSEVLVSPTAQQQHADGEPSQVPEEHPSAIQGEPQPLPIPQGNYAPIDQDVSAGCSQIQGELQSPTADSSDIQHISSTAAADHLMPGHLDEDEDEDEDEDDHGAEDEDVDDDEDDHGVGEPLEEDMDNNEDVYPELPNIFNKNLH